A stretch of DNA from Synechococcus sp. JA-3-3Ab:
TGACGCTGCCGGCCAGCAGAGCAAGCCCCACATAGCCCATCAGGGTCAGGCGGTAGTCCACTGCTGGGTTGGCGCTACTCAGCACCAGCACGTGGTAGACCAGCGGCGGCAGCAGCAGCGTGATGAAAAACACCCAGACCGCCAGCCACTTGCCCAGGGCCACCTCCAGGTTGGTGATGGGGGAAGTGGCCAGCAGCTCCATGGTGCCCCGCCGCCGCTCCTCGGCGTAGGAGCTCATGGTAAAGATGGGCAATAAAAATAAGGAAAGCGTGCCCAGCAGATTGAGAAACTGCTGCGACAGGATGGTGGCGGCATCAAAAGGGTTCTCTTGGCCAAACTGGGCAAAGAGATCCACCTGCTGCGAGAAGTTGATCACCCGCACCAAGATGTTGACGAAGAAAAACCCCGCCAGTCCCCAGAACACCGCCGCCACCACGTAGGCAATGGGGGAGGTGAAGTAGCCGCGCAGCTCTTTGCGAAAAATGGCAACCACGCC
This window harbors:
- a CDS encoding ABC transporter permease; the encoded protein is MNGVVAIFRKELRGYFTSPIAYVVAAVFWGLAGFFFVNILVRVINFSQQVDLFAQFGQENPFDAATILSQQFLNLLGTLSLFLLPIFTMSSYAEERRRGTMELLATSPITNLEVALGKWLAVWVFFITLLLPPLVYHVLVLSSANPAVDYRLTLMGYVGLALLAGSVMALGLFISSLTDSTLIAAVATFGLILLLWVIDAAAGQESNWIAATLRHVSLLQQYSNWVQGILSSSSVVLFLSIIVLGLFATVQSVESLRWQQS